A window of Armatimonadota bacterium contains these coding sequences:
- the hutH gene encoding histidine ammonia-lyase: MIEIQPGRLTLAQLCELGGNPTPISLPESSWAKVEAGAETVAKIVAKGEPAYGINTGFGKLAKVHIPDSQLAQLQTNLVRSHAVGVGEILDEPTTRLISMLKIASLAQGYSGVQRGTLEKAVAIHNAGILPCIPSQGSVGASGDLAPLAHYTLALMGEGECVYQGERKPAAVALDKAGISPLELHAKEGLAFLNGTQVSTAIALRGLAQVAQVFGAAILSGALSVDAAKGSDTPFDERIHAVRGHSEQSEVAGYYRELLEGSEIRASHLEHDDRVQDPYSLRCQPQVMGAVLQQIRFQARVLTAEANGVTDNPLVFPESGDVLSGGNFHAEPVALAADGLAIACAEIGALSERRIALLIDSTLSGLPPFLTPNPGLNSGFMIAHVTAAALASENKTLAHPASVDSLPTSANQEDHVSMATFAARKLNQVVANVRHIVAIELLAAAQGIDFHRPLKSSLPLEKLHHLIRQMVPHYGEDRYFAPDILEVERLISRGALTGGTPLESVV; the protein is encoded by the coding sequence GTGATTGAGATCCAACCCGGCCGTTTGACCCTTGCCCAGCTCTGCGAGTTGGGCGGAAACCCCACTCCCATCTCCCTGCCCGAGTCTTCATGGGCGAAAGTGGAAGCCGGTGCGGAAACCGTTGCGAAAATCGTCGCCAAAGGCGAGCCCGCCTATGGCATCAACACGGGGTTTGGCAAGCTCGCCAAAGTCCATATCCCCGATAGCCAGCTTGCGCAACTCCAAACCAACCTGGTCCGGTCGCATGCGGTGGGCGTCGGCGAAATCCTAGATGAGCCCACAACCCGGCTGATTTCCATGCTCAAAATCGCTAGCCTGGCCCAGGGGTATTCGGGAGTCCAAAGAGGAACCTTGGAAAAAGCGGTCGCCATCCACAATGCTGGGATCTTGCCGTGCATCCCCAGTCAAGGTTCGGTCGGGGCATCTGGCGACCTCGCTCCGTTGGCCCATTACACCTTGGCCTTGATGGGCGAAGGGGAATGCGTGTATCAAGGAGAGCGCAAACCCGCGGCGGTCGCATTGGATAAGGCGGGAATATCGCCGCTAGAACTCCATGCCAAAGAGGGCCTGGCATTTTTGAACGGCACCCAAGTCAGCACCGCGATCGCGTTGAGGGGCCTTGCCCAGGTTGCGCAAGTTTTTGGCGCGGCAATCCTCTCCGGTGCCCTTAGTGTGGATGCCGCCAAAGGTTCCGACACTCCGTTTGATGAGCGGATCCATGCCGTCCGTGGCCACTCGGAGCAGTCAGAAGTCGCCGGGTATTACCGCGAACTGTTAGAGGGTTCCGAAATCCGGGCGAGCCACTTGGAGCATGACGACCGCGTGCAAGACCCCTACTCGCTGAGGTGCCAACCTCAAGTGATGGGGGCGGTGTTGCAACAAATCCGGTTCCAAGCCAGGGTGCTGACCGCAGAAGCCAATGGCGTGACAGACAACCCTCTGGTGTTCCCGGAATCTGGTGACGTTCTGAGCGGTGGGAACTTCCACGCCGAGCCCGTTGCCCTCGCCGCCGACGGCCTTGCCATCGCCTGCGCGGAAATCGGGGCTCTCAGCGAACGCCGGATCGCCCTTTTGATCGATTCCACGTTGAGCGGTTTGCCGCCATTTTTGACGCCAAATCCCGGGCTCAACAGCGGGTTCATGATCGCCCACGTGACCGCCGCGGCTTTGGCCAGCGAAAACAAAACCCTGGCCCACCCGGCCAGCGTGGATTCGTTGCCGACCAGCGCGAACCAAGAAGACCACGTGAGCATGGCGACCTTTGCCGCCCGGAAACTGAACCAAGTTGTGGCCAACGTGCGGCATATTGTCGCAATCGAGCTGCTCGCCGCGGCCCAAGGCATCGACTTCCACCGGCCGCTCAAATCGAGCTTGCCGCTTGAGAAACTTCATCACCTGATCCGGCAAATGGTTCCCCACTACGGCGAAGACCGCTACTTCGCGCCCGATATTTTGGAAGTTGAACGCCTTATCTCGCGAGGGGCCCTCACGGGAGGAACCCCTTTGGAGTCAGTGGTTTAG
- a CDS encoding PEP-CTERM sorting domain-containing protein, whose product MPGNEAVEESCAEAGNHVKKKLVNPDIVFRECWSLPDCLDIKRGLEDLRKGEMTNVRHMAIAVLVCASASAFAQTLTARSSTFSYFTDYGHGGDFTIHAEDFQTYTDLEAASTKSMVYNDSVSGTYLNAPWQAAVGIDLNHNYTLNGTLGQFDQIDAALHSSYMASYSGAPGVGAGGQSRNPGNELILEFTVANDFSYEFLGSYAVHSNGAGTHARVELQKWNGTSWAAIQNGVTFNGILRTGNATAGSYRIYAATDLSSIAQDTATGDVSVMFRNTSVPEPASLGLLALAIPAILRRKKR is encoded by the coding sequence ATGCCCGGTAATGAAGCGGTTGAAGAATCCTGTGCTGAGGCGGGCAATCATGTCAAGAAAAAACTGGTAAATCCTGATATAGTGTTTAGGGAATGCTGGTCTTTGCCAGACTGTCTTGACATCAAGCGCGGTCTTGAAGACCTAAGGAAGGGAGAAATGACAAACGTCCGTCACATGGCAATTGCCGTGCTTGTTTGTGCAAGCGCGTCGGCCTTTGCGCAAACTTTGACCGCTCGTAGCTCGACATTTAGCTACTTCACCGATTACGGGCACGGCGGTGACTTCACCATCCATGCTGAAGACTTCCAAACGTATACCGATCTGGAAGCCGCCTCAACCAAATCGATGGTCTATAACGATTCGGTTAGCGGCACGTATCTCAACGCGCCGTGGCAGGCCGCAGTAGGAATCGACCTCAACCATAACTACACCCTGAACGGCACTTTGGGGCAATTTGACCAGATTGATGCCGCCCTCCATTCTTCCTACATGGCAAGCTACTCAGGTGCCCCAGGTGTTGGCGCAGGGGGGCAGAGCAGGAATCCGGGGAACGAACTGATCCTAGAATTCACCGTAGCCAATGACTTTTCGTATGAGTTCCTCGGCTCTTATGCCGTGCATTCAAATGGTGCGGGAACCCACGCCAGAGTTGAATTGCAAAAATGGAACGGTACGAGCTGGGCGGCAATCCAGAACGGAGTGACCTTCAACGGCATCCTGAGAACCGGAAACGCAACTGCCGGATCCTATCGGATTTATGCGGCGACGGATCTCAGCTCCATTGCTCAAGACACCGCCACGGGCGACGTTTCGGTCATGTTCCGCAATACGTCGGTTCCCGAACCGGCAAGCCTTGGATTGCTGGCTTTGGCTATTCCCGCCATTTTGCGCCGGAAAAAGCGGTAA
- the hutG gene encoding formimidoylglutamase, whose amino-acid sequence MLVEPTKQSWMGRHDPLDGQAGNRWHHGVQMGPSQEPGAINILGFACDEGVFRNQGRIGAKQGPQHLRAALANLAIHQPLHLRDLGDVACHDKNLETAQGEYAGLAMAAMRKGQFVAGLGGGHEIGFASFAAFNQACPQGTLGILNFDAHFDLRRDNQRTSGTWALDAFELAGPRLKYCVFGVASAANTSALFHTAQRHGAHFRLDERLTLLHLEEARKDLESWLDQVDHVYLTVCLDVFPAGYAPGVSAPAALGIAPEVVEALVKVAIRSRKVALMDVAELNPLHDVDSRTARLGARLVYQAVNTLVGQ is encoded by the coding sequence ATGCTCGTCGAACCGACCAAACAGTCTTGGATGGGTCGCCACGACCCACTGGATGGCCAAGCCGGCAACCGTTGGCACCATGGGGTGCAAATGGGGCCGAGCCAAGAACCCGGGGCGATCAACATCCTGGGATTCGCCTGCGACGAGGGGGTTTTCCGCAACCAAGGCCGGATTGGGGCAAAACAGGGGCCCCAACACCTGAGGGCCGCGCTCGCCAATTTGGCGATCCACCAACCGCTACATCTCCGCGACCTCGGCGACGTGGCTTGCCACGACAAGAATCTGGAGACCGCCCAGGGCGAATATGCCGGATTGGCGATGGCCGCCATGCGGAAAGGGCAGTTTGTTGCCGGCCTCGGCGGGGGGCACGAGATCGGTTTTGCCAGTTTTGCCGCGTTCAACCAGGCTTGCCCGCAAGGCACGTTGGGAATCCTGAATTTCGACGCCCACTTCGACCTGCGTCGCGACAACCAGCGCACCAGCGGGACTTGGGCCCTCGACGCGTTCGAGCTTGCCGGCCCCCGGCTCAAGTACTGCGTTTTCGGGGTTGCCAGCGCCGCCAATACTTCGGCCCTGTTCCACACGGCCCAGCGACATGGGGCGCATTTCCGGCTGGACGAAAGGCTCACGCTGCTCCACTTGGAAGAGGCCCGAAAAGATTTGGAATCTTGGCTGGATCAGGTGGATCACGTGTATCTCACGGTTTGCCTGGACGTGTTCCCTGCCGGTTACGCACCCGGGGTCAGTGCCCCTGCGGCCTTAGGCATAGCCCCCGAAGTCGTGGAGGCTTTGGTGAAAGTCGCGATCCGCTCGCGCAAAGTCGCGCTGATGGATGTGGCCGAACTCAACCCGCTACACGATGTGGATTCCCGCACCGCCCGGCTCGGGGCTCGGCTGGTGTATCAGGCGGTCAACACTTTGGTGGGCCAATGA
- a CDS encoding imidazolonepropionase, translating to MTADLLIRHVNLATMTGEGLGVIENAALTVTDGRISWIGPESAGIQAETEFDGQGGWLLPGFVECHTHLVYAGCRAHEYSARLEGQSYQEICNAGGGILSTVRASRATSEQGLLETARQRAQDFVAQGVTTLDIKSGYGLDLENELKMLRVARQVGETVSVRVKTGLLAAHTLPPEFDDKEAYVDFVIGEILPKVARQGLADYVDCFTESVGFTPDQTRRLFTAAQALGLPVRLHADQLSNLGGAGLAAEFGALSADHVEYTSEESIQAMAKSGTVAVLLPTAYFFLRETQAPPIGLFRKMGVPMAVSTDCNPGTSPSTNLLLAMNMASTLFGLTTTESLRGATVNAAHALGLQNDIGTLEVGKAADLALWRVEHPGQLVARIQSPPLVQSWIAGKPVHFSNSANVSGATQTDVFPS from the coding sequence ATGACCGCCGACCTCCTGATCCGCCATGTGAACCTCGCCACGATGACCGGCGAGGGGTTAGGGGTAATTGAGAACGCCGCCCTGACGGTCACGGACGGGCGGATTTCGTGGATTGGGCCAGAATCGGCCGGAATTCAAGCGGAAACCGAGTTCGACGGGCAAGGCGGATGGCTTCTGCCTGGGTTTGTGGAATGCCACACCCACCTCGTTTATGCCGGGTGCCGCGCCCACGAATATTCGGCCCGGTTGGAAGGCCAGAGCTACCAGGAAATCTGCAATGCGGGCGGCGGAATCCTTTCGACCGTGCGGGCGTCCCGCGCGACAAGCGAGCAGGGACTTCTGGAAACGGCCAGGCAGCGGGCGCAAGATTTCGTGGCCCAAGGGGTGACGACGCTCGACATCAAGTCCGGCTACGGCCTGGATTTGGAGAACGAGTTGAAAATGCTCCGAGTGGCCCGCCAAGTCGGTGAAACCGTTAGTGTCAGAGTCAAAACCGGTCTGCTGGCCGCCCACACCCTGCCCCCAGAATTCGATGATAAAGAGGCCTATGTCGACTTTGTGATCGGTGAAATCCTGCCCAAAGTTGCCCGCCAGGGGCTGGCCGACTATGTCGATTGCTTCACGGAGTCAGTCGGATTCACTCCGGATCAGACCCGCCGCCTGTTCACGGCGGCCCAAGCGCTCGGCCTTCCCGTCCGACTCCATGCCGACCAGCTCAGCAACCTCGGGGGGGCCGGGCTTGCAGCCGAATTCGGTGCTTTGTCCGCCGACCATGTCGAATACACGTCAGAGGAATCTATTCAGGCGATGGCGAAGAGCGGCACGGTCGCCGTGTTGTTGCCAACCGCCTACTTTTTCTTGCGAGAAACCCAGGCGCCGCCCATCGGCCTATTCCGAAAAATGGGGGTTCCGATGGCCGTGAGCACAGACTGCAATCCAGGCACCAGCCCATCTACCAATTTGCTGTTGGCGATGAACATGGCCTCAACTCTGTTTGGCCTGACGACAACCGAATCTCTGAGGGGAGCCACCGTCAATGCCGCCCATGCGCTGGGCTTACAGAATGACATTGGCACCCTCGAGGTCGGGAAAGCGGCCGACTTGGCCCTCTGGCGGGTGGAGCACCCAGGGCAGTTGGTGGCCCGGATCCAATCCCCGCCGCTGGTGCAATCGTGGATCGCCGGAAAGCCGGTTCACTTTTCCAATTCGGCCAATGTCAGCGGGGCGACCCAAACCGATGTTTTCCCATCCTGA
- a CDS encoding exo-alpha-sialidase, producing MIVPLSLLLAQTVPFLNVEVFPNEGGFSPCEPSVAVSRKNPNVVVAGCIIDKAAVSTDGGKTWVQSKLKSPWGVYGDPAIVSDSLGNFYYLHLANPGPADRWLECIVCQRMPFRGTALGNPTAIGPNAPKNQDKAWPATHPSKPEIAVAWTQFDKYADKSPDKRSNILFSRSKDQGATWTTPVQINEFSGDCLDSDNTPEGAVPAISPDGTISVVWAFDGKIFLDQSTDDGKTWRARDQVIASQKGGWDIMVSGIGRCNGMPILQVDQSAGKHSGNLYVMYSEETAEADSDIFLIRSTDGGKTWSKPLRVNKDSAGSQQFFPWLAVDQANGNLYAVYYDRRGCTGNDTNVTVAWSTDGGQTFKERRVNRSVIDMSPKGFFGDYNNISAYDGRIVPIWTGVQDGKTSVWVAPLTLAELEK from the coding sequence ATGATCGTCCCACTCAGCCTCCTGTTGGCCCAAACGGTCCCGTTCTTGAATGTCGAGGTTTTCCCTAACGAAGGAGGGTTCAGCCCGTGTGAACCCAGCGTGGCGGTCAGCCGCAAAAACCCGAATGTCGTCGTCGCCGGTTGCATCATTGACAAGGCGGCGGTTTCCACCGACGGCGGAAAGACTTGGGTGCAAAGCAAACTCAAGTCTCCGTGGGGCGTCTATGGCGACCCAGCCATTGTGAGCGATTCGCTCGGGAACTTCTATTACCTGCACCTGGCCAACCCCGGCCCGGCCGACCGGTGGCTGGAATGCATTGTTTGCCAGCGGATGCCTTTCCGGGGGACCGCCTTGGGCAACCCCACCGCAATCGGCCCCAATGCCCCCAAGAACCAAGACAAAGCCTGGCCGGCAACTCACCCTTCAAAGCCAGAAATTGCCGTCGCCTGGACGCAGTTCGACAAATACGCCGACAAAAGCCCGGACAAAAGATCCAACATTCTCTTCAGCCGGTCAAAAGATCAGGGGGCAACCTGGACCACCCCGGTGCAGATCAACGAATTTAGCGGCGACTGCTTGGACAGCGACAACACTCCAGAAGGGGCGGTTCCCGCGATTTCGCCGGATGGAACGATCTCAGTGGTTTGGGCCTTTGACGGCAAAATCTTCCTGGACCAATCCACCGATGACGGCAAGACATGGCGGGCCCGAGACCAAGTCATCGCCAGCCAAAAGGGCGGTTGGGACATTATGGTCAGCGGAATCGGCCGGTGTAATGGGATGCCGATTTTGCAGGTGGACCAATCGGCCGGCAAACACTCGGGGAACCTCTACGTGATGTACTCGGAAGAGACGGCCGAAGCCGATAGCGACATATTCCTCATCCGGAGCACCGACGGCGGGAAAACGTGGTCCAAGCCGCTGCGGGTCAATAAAGACTCGGCCGGCAGCCAGCAATTCTTCCCCTGGCTGGCCGTTGACCAAGCGAACGGCAACCTTTATGCCGTGTACTACGACCGGCGGGGGTGCACAGGGAACGACACCAACGTCACCGTGGCCTGGTCCACCGATGGCGGCCAAACGTTCAAAGAGCGGCGGGTCAACCGGTCTGTGATCGATATGAGCCCCAAGGGGTTCTTCGGCGACTACAACAATATCTCGGCCTACGACGGGCGCATCGTCCCGATTTGGACCGGAGTTCAGGATGGGAAAACATCGGTTTGGGTCGCCCCGCTGACATTGGCCGAATTGGAAAAGTGA
- a CDS encoding Gfo/Idh/MocA family oxidoreductase, with protein sequence MKVGILGTGGMGNVHARHYANMPGVELVAFDRDADKLGAFSKHHGAKRAATYQDLLDQTELVDICLPTHLHVEYALQSIDAGKPTLVEKPMARRLSECRQLITAAEGKGIQLGIGHVVRFFPEHNRIHNLVLDGAVGSPALCRMRRGGRAPLGSEGWFRDPAHSGGVILDLAIHDYDWILWTFGPIAQVYAKSVRFNPVGGTKFEGDYALVTLTTESGVVCHCETTWMDPSGFRATLEVSGSAGIVEFDSRLAPSLRVHTDSGSVAAANMDSADDPYFRHLSAVLSAVRTGSPMPVTGQEGMAAVAVAEAAILSAAENRPVDPRELLAQAASI encoded by the coding sequence ATGAAGGTCGGAATCCTCGGCACGGGCGGCATGGGCAATGTCCACGCCCGGCACTACGCCAATATGCCCGGAGTGGAACTCGTCGCGTTTGACCGGGATGCCGACAAACTCGGGGCGTTTTCAAAGCACCACGGGGCAAAGAGAGCAGCAACGTACCAAGACCTCCTCGATCAAACCGAGCTGGTCGACATCTGCCTGCCCACGCATCTCCATGTCGAATACGCCCTCCAAAGCATCGATGCCGGAAAACCCACGCTTGTCGAAAAACCGATGGCCCGCCGCCTGTCAGAATGCCGGCAATTGATCACCGCGGCTGAGGGGAAGGGAATCCAGCTCGGGATCGGCCACGTAGTCCGGTTTTTCCCCGAGCACAACCGGATCCACAACCTTGTTTTGGATGGGGCGGTGGGGTCGCCGGCCTTGTGCCGGATGCGCCGGGGAGGCAGGGCCCCTCTCGGTAGCGAGGGGTGGTTCCGCGACCCGGCCCATAGCGGCGGAGTCATTTTGGATTTGGCCATCCATGACTACGATTGGATCCTTTGGACTTTTGGCCCGATCGCCCAAGTCTATGCCAAAAGCGTCCGATTCAACCCCGTCGGCGGCACCAAATTCGAAGGCGACTACGCCTTGGTCACACTCACCACCGAATCGGGAGTGGTCTGCCACTGCGAGACAACGTGGATGGATCCCAGCGGCTTCCGGGCTACCCTTGAAGTTTCCGGATCGGCAGGCATTGTCGAATTCGACTCCCGCCTAGCCCCGAGCCTCAGGGTTCACACTGATTCTGGGTCTGTCGCCGCCGCAAACATGGATAGTGCTGACGACCCCTATTTCCGTCACTTGTCGGCAGTCCTCTCGGCCGTCCGCACCGGTTCCCCCATGCCGGTCACCGGGCAGGAGGGCATGGCCGCCGTCGCCGTTGCCGAAGCCGCCATCCTTAGCGCCGCCGAAAACCGGCCCGTCGATCCTCGCGAACTTTTGGCCCAAGCCGCCAGTATTTAA
- a CDS encoding DMT family transporter — protein sequence MPRWPERLPHPALVFVVFAWGCNFVVIKYSLVDLPVNVMMLLRYMFMGLALWSYAAAMRLTYRPKREEWVPFLFAGFMSTGLYMVFFLEGMARVGAAQGAVCLATAPIWVSIFSVLKGRDRGRWELYVGGAVAYLGVATVILMGSGERHWTPLGLAFTLGSALIWAISVVMMKPLLQDRPAVGVYLATYPGAALILLPYAVMDTVTFDYSRVTWVGWAGLAYLVFVAGAGAFTAYYVGVREAGPAKASMTAYFVPVVATFSAWAFQGIPVNLPQAVGVAILLAGVALANHKPATKESTRAAAPADEIA from the coding sequence ATGCCTCGATGGCCCGAGCGGCTCCCGCACCCCGCCCTGGTTTTTGTCGTATTCGCCTGGGGGTGCAACTTCGTGGTCATCAAATATTCGTTGGTCGATCTGCCGGTCAACGTCATGATGCTCCTCCGCTATATGTTCATGGGTCTTGCCCTATGGAGTTATGCCGCAGCGATGCGGCTAACTTACCGGCCCAAACGGGAAGAATGGGTGCCCTTCCTCTTTGCCGGGTTCATGAGCACTGGCCTTTACATGGTGTTCTTCTTGGAAGGGATGGCCCGGGTAGGCGCAGCCCAAGGGGCGGTCTGCCTGGCCACGGCTCCCATTTGGGTCAGCATCTTCTCGGTCTTGAAGGGCAGGGATCGGGGCCGGTGGGAACTTTACGTCGGGGGGGCGGTCGCTTACCTCGGAGTGGCCACCGTCATCCTCATGGGGTCTGGGGAGCGGCATTGGACGCCCCTCGGTTTGGCGTTCACCCTGGGTTCAGCCCTCATCTGGGCGATCAGCGTCGTCATGATGAAGCCCCTGCTCCAAGACCGTCCCGCGGTGGGCGTGTATTTAGCGACCTATCCTGGCGCCGCCCTCATCCTTTTGCCTTATGCGGTCATGGACACGGTGACATTCGACTATTCCCGGGTCACATGGGTAGGGTGGGCTGGCTTGGCGTACCTGGTGTTTGTCGCCGGAGCAGGCGCATTCACCGCCTACTATGTGGGGGTTCGGGAAGCCGGCCCGGCCAAGGCTTCCATGACGGCGTATTTCGTACCGGTTGTGGCCACGTTTTCCGCTTGGGCCTTCCAGGGGATTCCCGTTAACCTCCCCCAAGCCGTTGGGGTCGCCATCCTCTTGGCCGGGGTTGCCCTGGCCAACCACAAACCGGCAACAAAGGAATCCACCCGTGCGGCCGCCCCGGCCGATGAGATAGCATAG